The Oscillospiraceae bacterium genome contains a region encoding:
- a CDS encoding DNA metabolism protein, with the protein MYCEQDVVYRYDGSWQGFLCCIHESVYHKTIPFAILPWDEPCMTLFPEQPIETKPEKARRVSASFSRKMGFGARELVMQAFLCDEANKELALLRFLLLGYQVGPRVMAMLGHADVAPVRRMEQQVTHEAHQFTGFLRFVDYGSFLGACITPKSYVLPLLRAHFCQRYPEENFVIYDRTHRAALIYQDHAAGYAQLAEPPAFPQVSEEEAGFQALWKQFYKTIAIQARKNPRVRSTHCPKRYWVDMLELQGER; encoded by the coding sequence ATGTATTGCGAGCAGGATGTAGTGTACCGGTATGACGGGAGCTGGCAGGGATTTTTGTGCTGCATCCATGAGAGTGTGTACCACAAGACCATCCCCTTTGCGATCCTTCCCTGGGACGAGCCCTGCATGACCCTGTTCCCCGAGCAGCCGATTGAGACCAAGCCTGAAAAGGCGCGCCGGGTGAGCGCCAGCTTTTCAAGAAAAATGGGGTTCGGCGCCCGGGAACTGGTGATGCAGGCGTTTTTGTGCGATGAGGCGAACAAGGAGCTGGCGCTGCTGCGGTTTTTGCTGCTGGGCTACCAGGTGGGACCGCGGGTTATGGCCATGCTGGGGCACGCGGACGTGGCGCCGGTGCGCCGGATGGAGCAGCAGGTCACCCATGAAGCGCATCAGTTCACCGGCTTTTTGCGTTTTGTGGATTACGGGAGCTTTTTGGGGGCCTGCATCACGCCCAAAAGCTATGTGCTGCCCCTGCTGCGGGCGCACTTTTGCCAGCGCTACCCGGAAGAAAATTTTGTGATTTACGACCGGACCCACCGGGCCGCCCTGATTTACCAGGACCATGCGGCGGGCTACGCGCAGCTTGCCGAGCCGCCGGCGTTTCCCCAGGTGAGCGAGGAGGAAGCGGGGTTCCAGGCCTTGTGGAAGCAGTTTTACAAGACCATTGCCATTCAGGCGCGCAAAAACCCCAGGGTGCGCAGCACCCACTGCCCCAAGCGGTATTGGGTGGATATGCTGGAATTGCAGGGAGAGCGCTGA
- a CDS encoding alpha/beta hydrolase: protein MFVKVNGLKLFYQRTGSGRPFVLLHGNMEDHTIFDVLVRELSREYTVYALDSRNHGKSDSVPFLDYGEMAEDVAGFIAALELERPLLYGFSDGGIIGLLVAGRYPELLGKLVVSGANLTPQGIQPLLRAGFKLAYCFSRSEKLELMLTQPHITQAMLKRIKTPTLVLAGEKDLVTERETRALAAHISGAKLMILPGEGHGSYVVHSDKLYAAMEPFLRGE from the coding sequence ATGTTTGTAAAGGTAAACGGCCTGAAACTGTTTTATCAAAGGACCGGCAGCGGGCGGCCGTTTGTGCTGCTGCATGGAAATATGGAGGACCATACCATTTTTGACGTGCTGGTAAGGGAGCTGAGCCGGGAGTACACGGTCTATGCGCTGGACAGCCGCAACCACGGCAAGAGCGACAGCGTGCCCTTTTTGGATTATGGCGAGATGGCGGAGGATGTGGCCGGGTTTATTGCGGCCCTGGAGCTGGAAAGGCCGCTGCTCTACGGGTTTTCGGACGGGGGAATCATCGGCCTGCTGGTGGCCGGCCGGTACCCGGAGCTTTTGGGGAAACTGGTGGTGAGCGGCGCCAACCTGACGCCGCAGGGGATACAACCGCTGCTGCGGGCGGGGTTTAAGCTGGCGTATTGTTTCAGCCGCAGCGAAAAGCTGGAGCTGATGCTCACCCAGCCCCACATCACACAGGCCATGCTGAAACGCATCAAGACGCCCACCCTGGTGCTGGCGGGCGAGAAAGACCTGGTGACCGAGCGCGAAACCCGCGCCCTTGCCGCCCATATTTCGGGGGCAAAGCTGATGATCCTGCCGGGCGAGGGGCACGGCAGCTACGTGGTGCACAGCGACAAGCTGTATGCGGCCATGGAGCCTTTTTTGCGCGGGGAGTGA
- a CDS encoding RNA polymerase sigma factor, whose protein sequence is MQASDVSGLVDRYGPEIYRYCRRLAGFAPDAEDLYQQTFLRLLELPQQLDEEQNPRALLYSVAGGIWKNEARKRGRRAAIAQPLELDAQDAPEPAAGDDTETAALGRAEHAALRAAVDRLPLKYRVPALLAYGAELPLEAIAAIEKLPVGTVKSRLHRAKQMLRQEMEAQGYERQKI, encoded by the coding sequence ATGCAGGCATCCGACGTATCCGGCCTGGTGGACCGCTACGGACCCGAAATCTACCGCTACTGCCGCCGGCTCGCAGGGTTTGCTCCGGACGCGGAGGACCTGTACCAGCAGACCTTTTTGCGGCTGCTGGAGCTGCCCCAGCAATTGGACGAGGAGCAAAACCCCCGGGCGCTGCTTTACAGCGTGGCGGGCGGCATCTGGAAGAACGAGGCGCGCAAGCGCGGCCGGCGGGCGGCCATTGCACAGCCCCTGGAGCTGGATGCGCAGGACGCGCCGGAGCCGGCGGCGGGGGACGACACCGAAACCGCGGCCCTGGGCCGCGCGGAACATGCCGCCCTGCGGGCGGCGGTGGATCGGTTGCCGCTGAAATACCGGGTTCCGGCGCTGCTGGCCTACGGGGCGGAGCTCCCGCTGGAGGCCATTGCAGCCATTGAAAAGCTGCCCGTTGGCACGGTGAAAAGCCGGCTGCACCGGGCAAAACAGATGCTGAGGCAGGAAATGGAGGCGCAGGGCTATGAACGACAAAAAATTTGA